One stretch of Zingiber officinale cultivar Zhangliang chromosome 6B, Zo_v1.1, whole genome shotgun sequence DNA includes these proteins:
- the LOC121991842 gene encoding polyadenylate-binding protein-interacting protein 8-like, whose amino-acid sequence MAAVAEKTIGADDSFIGRQPEELAEAEYQSDVRKLVDLLSNLNPAAKEFFPSNYAAAESVGCQKPDGRLSADAPLFEASSGDGSPNSQPNYRRWNVYNQGRKKKNDRARGDEREDSIRRTVYVSDLDRHVTEEKLAEIFANYGQVVDCRICSDPHSALRFAFIEFLDQAGARAALNLDGTMLGYFPVKVLPSKTAILPVNRKFLPRSDDEKEMVVRTVYCTNIDKRSTQTDVKLLFEQLCGEVSRLRLLGDTRHTTHIAFVEFVQAESAILALNCSGIILGSLPIRVSPSKTPVRVRVPRPSSSYIKLNDNSSLQFLESHTFPN is encoded by the exons ATGGCTGCGGTGGCGGAGAAGACGATCGGGGCGGATGATTCGTTCATCGGACGCCAGCCGGAGGAGTTGGCCGAGGCGGAATACCAGAGCGATGTGCGGAAGCTGGTTGATTTGCTTTCCAATTTGAACCCGGCCGCGAAGGAGTTCTTCCCTTCCAATTACGCTGCCGCCGAATCTGTCGGCTGCCAAAAACCCGACGGCCGGCTTTCCGCCGATGCGCCTCTTTTTGAGGCATCGAGTGGAGATGGATCGCCGAATAGTCAGCCTAATTACCGA AGGTGGAATGTCTATAATCAGGGACGCAAGAAGAAGAATGATAGAGCTCGAGGAGATGAAAGGGAGGATAGCATTAGGCGTACTGTTTATGTATCCGACTTAGATCGGCAT GTCACTGAAGAGAAGCTTGCTGAAATATTTGCTAACTATGGTCAG GTAGTTGATTGTCGAATTTGCAGTGATCCTCATTCAGCTCTGCGATTTGCCTTTATAGAGTTCTTAGACCAGG CTGGTGCGAGGGCAGCTTTGAACCTTGATGGGACCATGCTTGGTTACTTTCCAGTGAAAGTATTACCTTCAAAGACTGCTATTCTACCTGTGAATCGAAAGTTTCTTCCTAGG TCTGATGATGAAAAGGAAATGGTTGTCAGGACAGTTTACTGCACAAACATTGATAAAAGG TCAACTCAAACAGACGTGAAACTTTTGTTTGAGCAACTCTGTGGTGAG GTTTCTCGTCTGAGACTCCTTGGTGATACTAGACACACAACCCACATAGCATTTGTTGAATTTGTTCAG GCTGAAAGTGCAATTTTAGCCCTGAACTGTAGTGGCATCATTTTGGGATCTTTGCCAATcag GGTGAGTCCTTCAAAGACACCGGTGAGGGTACGCGTACCACGGCCGTCTTCCTCTTATATCAAGCTTAATGACAATTCGTCCCTGCAATTCCTTGAATCTCATACGTTTCCCAATTAA
- the LOC121990727 gene encoding E3 ubiquitin-protein ligase ATL41-like: KRRGIEKSSCPTVAAAEDQSDACNLDTTLELIGICFSVFVVIYLVIHFAIALLERWRAPPPGARPRRQKSGLDPSTISALPSFSYRKGTDGGAENGQVSAPECVVCLSALEEGETARVLPGCAHVFHAPCVDLWLQKDSTCPVCRADARPPPGPPPMIRGGAVVLDIGETSGNGQGRDRILVGDGIHVVNASPILRFLEFSSQQV, translated from the coding sequence AAAAGAAGGGGGATAGAAAAGTCATCGTGTCCAACAGTGGCGGCTGCAGAGGATCAAAGCGACGCCTGCAATCTGGATACCACGCTCGAGCTCATCGGCATCTGCTTCAGCGTCTTCGTCGTCATCTACCTCGTCATCCACTTCGCCATCGCTCTGCTCGAGCGGTGGCGCGCGCCTCCCCCCGGCGCTCGGCCCCGGAGGCAGAAGTCCGGGCTCGACCCCTCCACCATCTCCGCCCTCCCCTCCTTTTCCTACCGGAAGGGCACCGATGGCGGCGCCGAGAACGGCCAGGTGTCGGCGCCGGAGTGCGTGGTGTGCCTGAGCGCGCTGGAGGAGGGAGAGACGGCGCGGGTGCTCCCGGGCTGCGCGCACGTGTTCCACGCCCCCTGCGTCGACCTGTGGCTGCAGAAAGACTCCACGTGCCCCGTGTGCCGGGCCGACGCCCGCCCGCCGCCGGGTCCGCCGCCAATGATCCGAGGCGGCGCCGTTGTTCTGGATATAGGGGAGACGTCGGGGAACGGACAAGGCCGAGATAGGATCCTCGTAGGTGATGGAATCCATGTAGTCAACGCTTCGCCAATTCTAAGATTTCTGGAATTTAGTTCACAGCAAGTATAA